Proteins encoded within one genomic window of Fragaria vesca subsp. vesca linkage group LG1, FraVesHawaii_1.0, whole genome shotgun sequence:
- the LOC101299698 gene encoding 40S ribosomal protein S24-2-like isoform 2, translated as MADNKAVTVRTRKFMTNRLLSRKQFVIDVLHPGRPNVSKAELKEKLARMYEVKDTNAIFVFKFRTHFGGGKSTGFGLIYDSVENAKKFEPKYRLIRNGLDTKVTKSRKQIKERKNRAKKIRGVKKTKAGDAAKKK; from the exons ATGGCCGATAACAAAGCCGTGACCGTCCGTACCAGGAAGTTCATGACAAATCGTCTTCTCTCCAGGAAGCAATTC GTCATCGATGTTTTGCATCCAGGAAGACCAAACGTCTCCAAG GCTGAGCTGAAGGAGAAACTGGCAAGGATGTACGAAGTCAAGGATACAAATGCCATCTTTGTTTTCAAGTTCCGCACCCATTTTGGAGGGGGTAAATCCACTGGTTTTGGCCTGATTTATGATTCTGTAGAGAATGCCAAGAAGTTTGAGCCAAAGTACAGGCTGATCAGG AATGGACTGGACACTAAGGTGACAAAGTCAAGGAAGCAAATCAAGGAAAGGAAGAACCGAGCCAAGAAGATCCGTGGAGTCAAGAAG ACCAAGGCTGGTGATGCTGCCAAGAAGAAATGA
- the LOC101299698 gene encoding 40S ribosomal protein S24-2-like isoform 1 — MADNKAVTVRTRKFMTNRLLSRKQFVIDVLHPGRPNVSKAELKEKLARMYEVKDTNAIFVFKFRTHFGGGKSTGFGLIYDSVENAKKFEPKYRLIRVTFPSCFLFITCVCDSFSDYVNIYGQLGSVSSIQRPFWPVVYF; from the exons ATGGCCGATAACAAAGCCGTGACCGTCCGTACCAGGAAGTTCATGACAAATCGTCTTCTCTCCAGGAAGCAATTC GTCATCGATGTTTTGCATCCAGGAAGACCAAACGTCTCCAAG GCTGAGCTGAAGGAGAAACTGGCAAGGATGTACGAAGTCAAGGATACAAATGCCATCTTTGTTTTCAAGTTCCGCACCCATTTTGGAGGGGGTAAATCCACTGGTTTTGGCCTGATTTATGATTCTGTAGAGAATGCCAAGAAGTTTGAGCCAAAGTACAGGCTGATCAGGGTAACTTTTCCGTCTTGCTTCTTGTTCATTACATGTGTTTGCGATTCTTTTTCAGACTATGTTAACATCTATGGTCAGTTAGGTAGTGTGAGCTCAATACAAAGGCCCTTTTGGCCGGTAGTTTACTTTTGA